The stretch of DNA ACGTCGATGACCAACCCGTCGCTCGCGTCGGTCAAGGAGAAGCTGGCGGCGCTGGCCTCCTGAGCAGGCCCCCGGCCCCGGCCCCACCAGCGCCGGGCCGGATCACCAGCTGCCGGGAAGCGCCTCGCCGTACCAGGCCTCGATCAGCGACCTGCTGATCGAGACGCCTCCGGGCAGGACGAGCTCGCCGCTCGCCGCGCCCGCGCGCAGCTCGGCGCGGGTGAACCAGCCCGCCTCCTCGATCTCGTCCACGTCGCACACGATGTCGGTGGTGGCCGCCACCCCGGTGAAGCCGAGCATGAGGCTGGCGGGCAGCGGCCAGGGCTGGTTGCCGAAGTACGTCACGTCCGCGACCTCGACGCCGGTCTCCTCCCTCACCTCGCGCCTGACGGCGTCCTCGAGCGACTCCCCCGGCTCGCAGAAGCCGGCCAGGGTGCTGAAGCGACCGGCGGGCCAGTGCGGATGACGACCGAGCAGGCACCGCTCGTCGACCGCGCCCGGCTCGCCGTGGGTGATCAGCATGATGACGGCCGGATCGGTGCGCGGGAAGGTGGTGTGCCCGTTCCCGCAGAGCAGCTCGTGGCCCTCCTTGACCGGGTCCAGCGGCAGACCGCAGCGCGCACAGAAGCGGGTGGCGCGTAGCCATTCCGCCAGACCGACAGCGTGCAGGATCAGCGGCGCCTCCTCGGCGCTGAGGTCGGGCAGAAGCGAGCGCAGCGGCAGCCAGGCGTCGGTGGCCGACTGCTCCGGGGTGACCACGGCGAAGTGCGCCACTCCATCGCGGATCCCGAGCATCAGCCGGGCACCGGCAGGGGCCTCGGCCGGCGAGACCCACGCGATCGCACCGTCCACGGGCCGGATGCGCGTTCCGGCCATCACGATGACCCGGGTGGCCGGATCGGCCCATCGATCGTCGATCCAGTCGGTGTCGGCACGCCGGGCGGATGCCCTGTCGTACCGCGCGCTGCTCAACCGCTCGTGCACATAGCTCACACCCGCACGCTAGCCGCCGCTCACCAGCCGCCCGGACCGGCCCCCGCGGCCACGATCCGCTCCAGCTCGTCCCGACCGGGCAGCGGGCCCGGCTCGACCAGCTCACCGCTGCGCACGTAGAGAAATCCGGCCCGGACCCGGTCGAGCGGTACGCCGCTCAGCTCCGCCCAGGCCAGCCGGTAGATCGCCAGCTGCAGCGGGTCGGCGGTGGCGCGTTGGTTGGTCTTCCAGTCCACCAGGAGGAAGCGCTCCCCCGGGCCGGCGTCGGGGTCGAGGTAGACGGCGTCGATCCGACCGCGGACGACCTGCCCGGCGAGGACGAGCGCGAACGGCGCCTCCACGCGATGCGGGACACGGGTGGCGAACGGGCCGGCCTCGAAGGCGGCGATCACCTCCTTCAGGTCGACCTCGTCCTCGATGCCGACGTCACCACGACCGGGCAGGTCGTCGACGTCGAAGAGGTCCTGCTGGCCGAACCGTGCCTCCACCCAGGCGTGGAAGCGGGTGCCGAACCTCGCTGCGGAGGACGGAGGCCGAGGCATCGGGCGAGCCAGCTCGCGGGCGAACTCCTCGGGCTCGTCCCGCAGCCGCGCCAGCGACGTTGCCGACAGGCTGCCCGGTCGCGCCACCTCGATGACGCTGCGACTCTCGCGGCGCGCCTCCACGAGCAGCCGCTCGATCTCGCCGTCCCACTCCTCCACGATGGCCGTCTCGATCATGTCGAGATCCTGGTCGGGCGCGACAGGGTCGGCATCGCGCACCCGCTCCGCGGCCCGGAGCCGCAGCTGAGCCTCGGCACCGGGGCCGGCGGGCGGCCACGGCCGGGCCGGGTCGACCTGCGCGTAGGGGTTGGCGGCAGTCCCACGCTCCGGCTTGTCCAGCCATCCACCTGACACGCCGTCGGGCAGGACATCACCCCAACCCGCCATCACCTCGCGGGTGAGCGACTGGAAGGGCGAGGGACCCAGCGGCGTCGTCCGGGGTGTCCAGACGTGACTGGTGACGCGCAACCGGTGAGCCGCGCGGGTGAAGGCGACATAGCCCAGCCGCAGCTCCTCCTCGGCGTCGTTGGCCTTGGCGGCGGCACGGTAGGCATCGAGGGCCTGCTTGTCGTAGCCCTCGAGCTGGGGCAGGTCGGCGGCGTCCCCGCGCAGCGGAGCCGGCAGCACCGACGGCGAGGAGGTCCACAGCGTGCGGCCCTTGGTCGAGGGGAACTTCGTCTCGCACATCCCCACCAGGAAGACGCTGTCCCACTCCAGGCCCTTGGACCGGTGCACGGTGAGCAGCTTGACCGAGTCCGCCTCGGTCGGGGTGGCCACGTCGAGGCCGTTGCCCTGGTCGTCCTCGGCGGTCAGGTACGCGAGCAGGGCCGCCAGGCTGACGTCGCCATCGACGGACTGGAACTCCGCCACGGCCTTGACGAAGAGGTCGAGGTTGTCCCGACGAGCGGCCGCGGCGGGACTGACGGCGGCGGCCAGCTCGACATCGGTGCCGAGGGTGTCGATGATCCTCCGCACCAGGTCGAGGAGCGGCTCGCCCACGTGCGTGCGCAGCTGGCGCAGCTCGGCGGCGAGCAGCCCGAACCGTTCGCGGGCCTGCGGGGAGTAGTCGAGGTCGCCAGGATCGGCGAGCGCGTCGTCGAGAGCCGGCAGCTCCGCGGGATCGATGCCGTCGGCGATCTGGAGCAGGTGGGCCTCCACGTCGGCCGCCTCCGCGCCGCGACCGCCGCGGCCGGCCACCTCCGCGGCCCGCACGGCGAGCAGCTTGAGGTCGCGCGGCCCGACGGCCCACCGGGGACCGCTCAGCAGGGTCAGCAGGGCGGCGTTGGAGGTGACGTCGTGAAGAAGATGCAGGGTCGCCACCACCTCGGCCACCTCCGGCAACCGCAGCAGCCCCGAGAGACCGACGATCTCGACCGGGATGCCGGCGCTGGTGAGCGCGTCGAAGACGAGCTCGGCGGTGCTGTTGTCCCGGGTGAGCACGCCGATCGCCGCCCAGGACCCCTGATGAGCGGCTGCGACGCTCCCGGCGAGGGCCGACAGCTCCTCGGCCTGGGTCTCGTAGACGGCCGCCGCCACCTCGCCGACGCCGGCTCCCGGAGCAGGCTCGAGCGCCGCGACCTGGGGATAGGCCCGCAGCAGGGGCGCAGCCAGCGCGTTGGCGACCTCCAGGATCCGACGGTCCGACCGCCGGTTGACCGTGAGCGGGTAGAGCGCGACGTCGCGCCCGTCGCGGGTCGGGAAGGTCTCGGCGAAGTTGAGGATGTTGGAGACCGAGGCACCGCGCCAGCCGTAGATCGCCTGGTTGGGGTCACCGACCGCCGTGACGGCATGTCCCTGGCCGAAGAGGCGCGAGAGCATCACGGCCTGGGCGACCGAGGTGTCCTGGTACTCGTCGAGCAGCACCACCCGGAACCTCTCCCGCTCGGCAGCACCGACGTTGGGCTGCTCGGTGGCGAGCCGGGCACCGAGCTCGATCTGGTCGGAGAAGTCCATCCAACCCAGGTCGCGCTTCAACCGACGGTAGGAGGCCACCAGCTCCAGCAGCTCGGTGCGCCGGTCGATCGTCGTGATCGCCTTCTCGATCGCTTCGCGATAGGTCTTGCGGGCCTTGCCGGCGAGCTCGGCGGCCAGCGCTGCCTCGAACTGCTTGCGTGCCTGGGCGTCGAGCTCGCGGACCTGCTCGGGCGCGCAGAGGTGCTCGCTCATCGCGCCGTCGAGCGCCAACAGGTACTGGATGACGGTGGGCGGGTGGTCGCTGAGCCGGTAGACCTCTCCGTTGAAGCGCTCCACGGCCCGCGCACCCAGCTGGTAGCGGGAGGCGTTGCTGATGACGGGCGTGTCGGGCTCGAAGCCGATCCGCAGGCCGTGCTCCCTGAGCAGGCTCGCGGCGTAGGCGTTGTAGGTCGCCACCGTCGGCTCGAGGACGTCCTCGTCCTCGCTCTCCGACTCCAATGCCCCCGCCCGCTCCAGCGCCGCGCGGATACGGTCGCGCAGCTCGGCGGCGGCCTTGGTGGTGAACGTCAGCCCCAGCACCTGGTCGGGACGCACCTGCCCGGTGAGCACCAGGTAGACGACCCGAGCTGCCATCAGGGTGGTCTTGCCGGAGCCGGCACCGGCGATCACGACGGCCGGCTCCAGCGGGGCCGAGATCGCCGCCCACTGCTGCGGGCTGGGAGCGTACGGCGTCTGCATCAGCGCAGCCAGCTCCTCCGGCGTGCCGATGGCGACGGGGGTCATGCGATCACCGCCCCGGCGCCCTTGGCGGGACACAGCGACAGGAAGGCGCAGCCACGGCAGTGGTCCCCCGCGATCGCCGGGAACTCCTCGCGTCGGACGCGCTGCGCGGTCGTCGCGAGTGCGGCGCGCAGCGCCTCCCGCTCGGGGCTACCGTCGGGGTGCCGGTCCTGGGACTGCACGACGGCGCTCGGGCCGCCCTCGAGGATGCCCAGCTGGACGAGCTCGGCACCGCCGGCGACGCGCCCCTCGACCGCCCCGTGGTCGACGGCGTACTGGTAGAGCGCCAGCTGGGTGTTGCGCTGCACCTCCGGGCCGCTGGGCGCACGGCGACCCGTCTTGAGGTCGACGATGACCACCTCGCCCTCGGCGTCCAGCTCCAGCCTGTCGGCGTAACCGCGCAGCACCACCCTCTCGCCGTCGTCCAGCTCGACCTCGGTGCTGAACCCCTGCTCGGTCGCCAGCACGGTACGGCGGTTGGCGCGGTGCCAGTCCAGGAAACGTCCCAGGGCGGCCCGGACGCGGTCGTACTCGATGGCCTTGGACCACGGCGTGCGGAAGTCGAGCCGGTCCCAGACGGCGTCGACGTGCTCCATCAGCGTCTCCAGTGCCCCCTCGTCCGAGGGCAGCTCACCGGTGGCGACGCGCTCGGCGAGCGCGTGCATGAGCTGGCCGAGATTGGCACTCTGGTGGGCCGGCGGCACGCCGCCAGCCTCCCGCTCGAGGAACCAGTGCATCGGGCAGGTCAGGATCGACTCCAGCATCGTCGCCGAGATGGCCACCGGATCCTCGGGCTGCACCAGCGGTCGCCGTGCCCGGGAGACCCCTCGCGTGCCCCACCAGGTAGCGGGGTCGGCGATGGGGACCTCATCCGCCAGGCGGGCCAGCCGACGTGCGGCGGCGTCGCGCAGCGCTGGTGAGGTCGCGGGGTCCGCGACCGTGCGCCGTAGCTCGGCCACCAGGCCCGGCAGGGACAGCGGCCGCTTCGGCCGGCCGACGATCCGGCGGACGTTGACGCCCAGCTCGGCCAGGAAGCGTGACGGCGTCTCGCCGTCGTCCTCGGCCGAGTCGACGGCCGTCACGACGAGCCGTTCTCGGGCGCGGGTGCAGGCGACGTAGAAGAGTCGGCGCTCCTCCATCAGCAGCTCGCGCGCCGAGACCGGCGGCACCAGCGTGCCGGCGTCGTCGGGGCCGGCGGCGGGGCCGATCCGGTCGGCCTGGAGCAGGGTGGCCCGCCGGCGCAGGTCCGGCCAGCCCTCGTGCTGGACGTGAGCCACCACGACCAGACGCCACTCCAGGCCCTTGGAGCGGTGGGCGGTGAGCAGACGCACGGCGGCACCGCGCGCACCGCGGTCGGCCAGCGTCTCGGCCGGGATCTGCTGGGCGCTCAGCGTGGCCAGGAAGGACCGCACCCCGACGTGGTCGCGCTTCTCCTCGGTCCGGGCCGCCATCTCGAACAGGGCACAGATCGCGTCCAGGTCGCGGTGGGCACGCCGGGCCGCGCCGCCGCCGGACTCGGCGCCGCGTCGCAGGCGCGTCGGCCAGGCGGTCCCTGACCACAGCGTCCACAGGAGCTCCTCCGCCGTCGCACCGGCGTCGCTCTGCGCGCGGGCACGCAGCAGTAGACCGGCGAGCGCCCGGGCACGCACCGCCTCGGGGCCCTCGAGCTCTGCCAGCACGGAGGCGTCGACGACCGCCTCGCGAAGCAGCTCCTTGGAGGGCCGGGGCGAGCGACCCTGCTGGTGGGCAATCTCCTTCTCCCGCACCCGTAGCCGCCTGCCGAGCCGACGCACGTCGCCGGCGTCGAGGCCGCCGAGGGCGGAGGTGAGCAGCGCCTCGGCGCGGCCCGGGTCGAGGAAGTCGACGTCGTCGGGGTCGGTGTTGTCCAGGTTGAGCACCGCCCGCAGCGCCTCGAGCAAGGGCGCCACGGCCGGGTCGCGGACCAGCGGCAGCTCGTCGGCGGCCACCTCGACCGGCACGCCGGCCGCCCCGAGCGCGCGCCGCAGCGACGGGATCGTCGCGCGGCCCGAGCGCACCAGGACCGCCATCTCGTCCCAGCCGATGCCGTCCTCGAGGTGGGCGCGGCGCAACAGGTCGCCCAGGTGCTCGGCCTCCGCACGGTCGGTGTCGAAGGTCAGCACTCGTACCAGACCGTCGCCGTGGGGGCCCGCGACGGCCTCCGGCTGGAGGAACGCCTGCCGGGCACCCTCCTCGATCGTGCCCGGCAGGCCGAGCCGACCGGCGATGCGCTGGGCGGCGATCAGGAGGCGTGGCCCGAACCGGCGGGTGGTGCGCAGCGCCACCACGTCGGCCGGACGGCCGTCACTGCGCGGGAATGCGGTCGGGAACTCGAGGATCCCGCGCACGTCGGCTCCGCGGAAGCCGTAGATCGACTGGTGGGGATCGCCGACAACGGTCAGGTCGCGCCCCTCCCCCGCCAACGCTCGCAGCAGCGCCACCTGCCCGGGATCGGTGTCCTGGTACTCATCCACGAAGACGTGACGGAACCGCTCGCGCAGCACGTCACGATGCGCCTCCGCCTCCAAGGTCGCTCGCCGGATCAGGTCGGCGTAGTCGGTGGCGCCCTGGGAGTCCAGAACCGTGAGGTACTGCTCCAGGAACAGACCGGCCGCCTCCAGCTCCGGCACCTCCTCCTGGCGACCGAGCGCCAGCAGCTGGGCACCGTCGAGCCCCTTCTCGCGCGCTCGGGAGAGCACCGCCTCCACCTCGCGCGCGAAGCCGCGGGTGCCCACCGCCCGGCGCAGCGCCTCGGGCCAACGCACGGACTCGGGATGGTCCACGAGCAGCTCGCGCAGCACGACGTCCTGCTCCGGGGCCGACAGGAGCCGCAACGGTTGCTCGTAGAGATCAGCCGGTGAGAACTCCCGGATCAGGCCGTAGGCGAAGGAGTGGAAGGTCGAGCTCAGGGCGGCGCCGGTGGTGCGCCCCATCCGGGCGGTCACCCGGTCGCGCAGCTGCTCGGCCGCCTTGCGGGAGAACGTCAGCGCGAGAACCTGGTCGGGCCGCGCCCCGCGCCGCTCGATCCGGTCCACGATCGCCTCGACCAGCGTGGTCGTCTTGCCTGTGCCCGGACCGGCCAGCACCAGCAGCGGGCCACCGGCATGGTCGACCACCCGCCGCTGGTGCTCGTCGAGCGGAGGCACGGCGGCGGGTGCCGGCGGCGGCTCGAGCCGGTACGACGTGGTCATGGGATCACTGAATCATGGTGCACCGACAGTCCGCCCTGCGGCACCATCAGCCCCATGACACGCACGGTGGCGATCCTGGCCTTCGACGACATGGAGGTGCTCGACTACGCGGGCCCCTACGAGGTGTTCAACCTCGCCGGCGAGATGACCGGTGACTTCGAGGTCGTCTCGGTCGGCGTGACCGAGCGTCCGCGCGGCCGGGGTGGATTCGCGGTGCTGCCGGCGTACACGCTTGAGCAGGCGCCTGCCGCCGAGATCCTGATCGTGCCGGGCGGGGCCGGGACCCGACCCCTCACCACGAACGAGCGGGTGCTCGCCCACGTCCGCAGCTCGCCGGCGCAGCTGCTGCTCACGGTGTGTACCGGTGCGCTGGTGGCAGGCGCCGCCGGGCTGCTCGACGGCCTGGCCGCGACCACCCACCACGACGCCTTCGAGGAGCTGGCAGCGATCTCGCCGAGCACCGCGATCGTCCGGGACCGGCGATACGTGCGCAGCTCGGACCGGGTCCGCACCTCCGGCGGGATCAGCGCCGGCATCGATCTGTCACTGGCGGTGGTCGAGGAGCTGGCCGGCACGGCGGTCCGCACACGGATCGAGACCGAGATGGAGTGGGGCTGGCACGCCGAGCGCTAGCAGCACTCAGTCGTCGGCACCCGGATCGCCGATCCGCGGGTTGCCCATGAAGTACTGCGACACCCTGCCCGGCGGCTTGCGGACGACCTTGACCGGCGCGGGCACGTAGCGGCCCTCGGTGGCGTCCCAGAAGCCGTCCACGACGCGCATCACGCGGCGCGCGACCTGACCGCCGGTGCCGCGGTGCGGCAGGTAGGGGTGCGGTCGGGTCGGCTCGTACGGCTCGCGGTGCTCCAGCTGGTCGGTCATCGTCCGCAGCTCGTCGTCGTTCAGCAGGTCGCCGAGCCGCAGCACGACTGCCTCCTCCTCGCGGCGCAGCGCCACCATCGCGTCGAGCACGGCGTCCCACACCCGCGACCACGAGAACCCGGTCTCGTAGCTGGACCCGAACTCGTGCGCCTTCACGTGGCTGAGGACGATCGCCATCTCGTGCTCGGCAGCGCGGTAGTCGTGGGTGTCGCGCTGCATCGGCAGGCACGGCAGCAGCACCTCGTCAACGGCGTGCAGGTGCTGGCTCACGCAGGCGCACAGCATGTCGATCGGCGGGCACCCGCGCCGGGAGTGATCGGCGCTGCAGGTGACCTGCGCGGCAGCGTCGAGTCGGTCCGCGAGACCGTCGTAGGTGCGCTGGACGGATTCCTTCAAGCATTCGGTCGAGCCCATCGACCTCACCTCGTTATGTGGGCGCTTCCCCCATGGTGCGCCCCGGCGAGGTCGTTCTCAACCCTCAGGCGTCGGGAGCGCGATCGTTGTAGACGCCGGCCGGCTGCTGGCCGGACAGGGCCTCGATGGCGGCCATGATCTCGTCGGTCAGGACGCGCCGCGCCTTGCCGAGCGCCATCCCCTCGAACCGTCCGGCCACCTGGATCGGTTCGCCGAAGGCGACCTCGACCCGCACGATCCTCGGCACGCTGGATCCGACCGGCTGGAGCTTCTGGGTCCCGCGCAGGCCCACCGGTACGACGGGGACGCCGGCGGTCAGCGCCAGGTGGGCCACACCGGTGCGGCCGCGGTAGAGCCGACCGTCGCGCGAACGGGTCCCTTCCGGGTAGATGCCGAAGGCCTCACCTCGGCCCAGCACCTCCAGCGCGGTGTCCAGCGACCCCAGGGCCGCCTGCGGGTCGTCGCGGTCGACCGGCAGCATGCCCAGGCCGGTGAAGAAGGCTCGCATGAGGACGCCCCTGAACCCGCTGCCGGTGAAGTAGTCCTGCTTGGCGAGGAAGCGCACGGGCCGCGGGGAGGTCGCCGGGATCACCACCGAGTCGGCGAAGCTGAGGTGATTGCTGGCCAGGATCACCCCGCCGGTGCGCGGCACCCGCTCCCGGCCGGTCACCCGAGGGCGCCAGATCAGCCGCAGCAGCGGCGGGACGAGGGCGTGCAGCAGTCGGTAGAGCACGGAGACGATGATGTCGGTGACCGGTCGGTAACGACGACTCGGTGCCCATCAGGCGGGCAGCCACAGCGCGGCACGCAGGTCGACCGCACCCGAGGGACGCAGCGGCGTACCCTCCTCGAGGTAGGCCTGGCGCGCCTCGGCGGCGAGCCGCTCGGGCAACGAGCCGTCGGCGCGCACGATGCGCCACCAGGTCACCGCGCCACCGTGGCGCGCCATCACCGCAGCGGGCTGGCGAGGGCCGCCGCCGTACACGTCGAAGAGGGCGTCCGCCACGGCTCCGTACGTCGTGGCCCGGCCTCGCGGGACCTGCTCCACCAACGACAGGACCGCCTCGACATACTCGTCGAGGCGGTCCGTGGTCATCTGCTCGGGTTGGCGGGAGGTCGACGCCCGCGGCTCAGTAGGCGGGCTGCGCGGGGTCGATCTGGTTGACCCAGGCGACCACGCCACCGCCGACGTGCACCGCATCGCTGTAGCCCGCGCCCTTGGCGATCGCGAGCACCTCGGCCGAGCGCACCCCGCTCTTGCAGTGCAGCACCAGCTGCTTGGAGCCGCTGTCGGTCAGCCTGCCGACCTCGTCGAACGCGTTGCCGTTGAGGAACTCGCCCTTCGGGATCAGCACCGAGCCAGGGATCTTGTTGATCTCGTACTCGTTCGGCTCGCGCACGTCCACCAGGACGAACTCCCGGCCACCCTCCTCGCGCTCCTTGAGCATGTGCTCGAGCTGGTTGACCGAGATGGTCGACCCGGCCGCGGCGTCCGCGGCCTCGTCGGAGATGTTGCCGCAGAAGTACTCGTAGTCGATGAGCTCGGTGACCTCGGGGTGCTCTCCGCACAGCCGGCAGTTCGGGTCCTTGCGGACCTTCAGCTTGCGGTACTCCATCTCCAGGGCGTCGTAGACCATCAGCTTGCCGACCAGCGGCTCACCGATTCCGGCCAGCAGCTTGATCGCCTCGTTGACCTGGATCGAGCCGATGCTCGCGCACAGCACGCCCAGCACGCCGCCCTCGGCGCAGGAGGGCACCATGCCCGGCGGCGGCGGCTCGGGGTAGAGGCAGCGGTAGCACGGGGCGTCGGCAGCAGCCTGGGCGAGCTCCTCGTTGTCGGAGTTGCGCAGCCCGGCCGCGAAGACCGAGGCCTGACCGTCGAAGCGGTAGATCGAGCCCCAGACGTAGGGGATCCCGAGGAAGTAGGCGGCGTCGTTGACCAGGTAGCGGGTCGCGAAGTTGTCGGTGCCGTCGACGATGAGGTCGTAGCCCTCGAAGATGCGGTACACGTTGTCGTTGTCGAGGCGCTCCTCGTGCAGCACCACGTCGACGTACGGGTTGACCTCGTTGACGGCGGCCTTGGCGGACTGCGCCTTGGGCTGACCGATGGTCGACTGCTTGTGGATGATCTGGCGCTGGAGGTTCGACTCGTCGACCTCGTCGAACTCCACGATGCCCAGCGTGCCGACGCCGGCAGCGGCCAGGTAGAGCAACGCCGGGCTGCCGAGGCCGCCGGCGCCGATCACCAGCACCTTGGCGTTCTTCAGCCGCTTCTGCCCGGCCATGCCGACGTCCGGGATGATCAGGTGGCGGCTGTAGCGGCGTACCTCGTCGATGGTGAGCTCGTCGGCGGGCTCCACGAGCGGTGCGAGCGGCACGGGGTGCTCCTTCGGGTGTGGCTGGGTGTGGTTCCGGGTGGCGCACGGGGTGGCGCAACACCCGCCCCAACACGCGTCCTCGCCTCCATGTTCCCGCACCGCGCAACGCGCGTCGGCACGGTCCCGGCATCCGATATCGGCCTACCCAAGAGTAGGCTGCGGACCTGAACATCGACGGCATGACCGAGCGGGAGCAGGACGGCGTGAGCACCGACCAGTACGACATCGACGAGGTACGCCGACGCGGCGCCCGCATGCCGCGATCCGAGCGCCGCACCCAGCTCCTCGGCGCGGCTCTGGAGGTCTTCGTCGCCCAGGGCTACCACTCCGCCGCGATGGACGACATCGCCGAGCGCGCCGGGGTCTCCAAGCCGGTCCTCTACCAGCACTTCCCGGGCAAGCTGGAGCTCTACCTGGCCCTGCTCGAGCAGTCCTGCGACGCCATGATCGGCAACGTCCGCGAGGCGCTGGCCTCCACCACCGACAACAAGGAGCGCGTGGCCCGCACGGTGCACGCGTTCTACGACTACGTGGCCGCCGAGTCCGGCGCCTACCGGCTCGTCTTCGAGTCCGACCTGACCAACGAGCCACTCGTGCGCGAGCAGGTCGACCGGGTCACCAACGAGTGCTCCGAGGCGATCGCGGAGGTGATCGCGGCCGACACCAAGCTCCCCGAGCCGGCCGCGCTGCTCCTCGCTTCGAGCCTGGTGGGAATGGCGGAGGTCTCCTCCCGGTTCTGGCTCGACAGCCAGCGGCGGATGGACAAGGACGCCGCCGCCGACTTCGTCGGTGGCCTCGCCTGGCGAGGCATCGCCGGCTACCCGAAGACCGACGAGCACTGAGCCGTCCCACCCCCGAGAAGGAGTCCGACGTGGAGATCAAGATCGGCGTCCAGTACGCCGCCCGTGAGCTGGTCGTGGAGACCGACGAGACCCTGGAGTCGGTGGAGAAGCTCGTCGCCGACGCCGTCGCCGCCGGCGGCGTGCTGACCCTGCGCGACCGCAAGGGCAAGCACATCATCGTGCCGGCCGAGAAGATCGCCTACGTCGAGATCGGCGGCGGCACCCTCGGAACGGTCGGCTTCCGGAGCTGACCCCCGGCCCCAGCCGGCCCACCTCGTCAGTACGCCGTCGCGTCACGCGGCGGCGTACTGCTGTTGTCGGGGGCGTCGGCGACGGGCGTGCGACGGGTGGAAGATCGGGCTTGGGGTACCTGCCCTGCCTGACCCACGGAAGGGAAGCACCATGCTCTGGACGATCATCGTCACACTCGTCGGCGGCATCATCATCGGCGCGCTCGGGAAGTGGCTCGCCCCGGGCGACCGCGACAACATCCCGTTCTGGCTCACGGTGGTGTGCGGCATCATCGGCATGCTGGTCGGCAACACGCTGTACTACGCGATCTTCAAGGACAGCCCCAGCGACAAGTGGGACAACATGACGCGTGGCGTCGACTGGTGGCGCCACGTCTGGCAGGTCGTCGTCGCCGCCCTGGCCGTGATGGCGGCCTCGTTCCTCACCGGGCGGGACCGCCGCCGCGTCTGATCCGCAGCGCCCGAACACCCGACCGCGCCTCCCCCGATCCGGGTGGAGGCGCGGTCGTGTGCTTGGTCGGACTTCTACTCGGTGTAGTAGACGTCGGCGCGGCGGTTCTTCGCCGGGTCCTTGCTGACCGGGTTCTGCATCGCGGCGGCGACCGTGACGGCCTTGGCCTTCACCCCGTGCGCCCGCAGGTACCTGACGACGGCGTGGGCCCGATCAGCGGCAAGCTTGCGGCTGTGGGCGCTGTTCTTGCCCGGCCCGTAGGTGTTGCCGTAGACGACGACCGTGCTGGCGGTGCGCAGCGTGGCCAGGTGAGCGTGGAGCGCGTGCTTGGCGGCCGAGGTGAGCTTGGCCGAGTTGAAGGCGAACAGCACCTTGCCGCCGTGCTTGAGCTGCTGGGAGGGCTTGGCGCTCTTGACGAAGGCGACCTCGATCGTGCCGGAGCGCACCGTCGTGCCGTGGTCGGCGACGCGCACCTTGCACGAGCCGGGGGCGATCAGCGTGACCTCGCCGTCGCTGGCACCGCAGACGCCGACGGGCTTGGCGGTGACGTGCAGGTGGGACTCACCCTTGCCCAGCACCGACACGGTCTGGGTCGTCTTCCCCGCGGCCGGGATGGCCGGGGCGCCCCACACCGGGAAGGACCGACTGACGGGGGTAGCGCCGGCCAGCTTGGCGGTGACCTTGCAGGCGCCGGCCGCAACGAGCTTCACGCTCGTCGCGCTCGCGATCGTGCACACCGACGGCGTCGAGGAGGTGACCTTGGCCGACGCGGTGGCGGAGATGGCGGCCTTGCCGCGCGAGAGGGCCACGCCGTCGGGTACCTGGAGGGCGAGCGCAGGCGTGGCGTCGACGATCTTGAAAGACCGCGTGACCGGCCCCGCTCCGGTCCATCCCATGTACTGGTACTGCTTCGCCGTGACGGTGCAGGTGCCGAGCTTGTGGAACGTAAGCTCATCGGTGTCGATCGACCTCGC from Nocardioides sp. BP30 encodes:
- a CDS encoding DJ-1/PfpI family protein, which codes for MTRTVAILAFDDMEVLDYAGPYEVFNLAGEMTGDFEVVSVGVTERPRGRGGFAVLPAYTLEQAPAAEILIVPGGAGTRPLTTNERVLAHVRSSPAQLLLTVCTGALVAGAAGLLDGLAATTHHDAFEELAAISPSTAIVRDRRYVRSSDRVRTSGGISAGIDLSLAVVEELAGTAVRTRIETEMEWGWHAER
- a CDS encoding lysophospholipid acyltransferase family protein, with amino-acid sequence MLYRLLHALVPPLLRLIWRPRVTGRERVPRTGGVILASNHLSFADSVVIPATSPRPVRFLAKQDYFTGSGFRGVLMRAFFTGLGMLPVDRDDPQAALGSLDTALEVLGRGEAFGIYPEGTRSRDGRLYRGRTGVAHLALTAGVPVVPVGLRGTQKLQPVGSSVPRIVRVEVAFGEPIQVAGRFEGMALGKARRVLTDEIMAAIEALSGQQPAGVYNDRAPDA
- a CDS encoding OmpA family protein, whose protein sequence is MPRITTSLRRRVGVALAGCIAATGLSLAVPVAAAHAVTPACQMTFSPASIRPGETTTLTITGDPDVTNYSGMMTVGGHLIENPGPWLLPGNGSSEWSYDLLQILGGATAPSVGFRVFPYPTPSVSESSTPLCSGEVQLVPALQNQAITFPGIQDTALSVHTVTLNASADSALPVAYSSQTTGVCTVSGSVVTLVSQGKCTVSASQDGNGVYAAALPVSNSFWVQLPPAFTFAPIADQLLSKGSMKLSAVSPSDGFIEYSVADSSVCSVPVYARRPAGTVRPARSIDTDELTFHKLGTCTVTAKQYQYMGWTGAGPVTRSFKIVDATPALALQVPDGVALSRGKAAISATASAKVTSSTPSVCTIASATSVKLVAAGACKVTAKLAGATPVSRSFPVWGAPAIPAAGKTTQTVSVLGKGESHLHVTAKPVGVCGASDGEVTLIAPGSCKVRVADHGTTVRSGTIEVAFVKSAKPSQQLKHGGKVLFAFNSAKLTSAAKHALHAHLATLRTASTVVVYGNTYGPGKNSAHSRKLAADRAHAVVRYLRAHGVKAKAVTVAAAMQNPVSKDPAKNRRADVYYTE
- the moeZ gene encoding adenylyltransferase/sulfurtransferase MoeZ, translated to MPLAPLVEPADELTIDEVRRYSRHLIIPDVGMAGQKRLKNAKVLVIGAGGLGSPALLYLAAAGVGTLGIVEFDEVDESNLQRQIIHKQSTIGQPKAQSAKAAVNEVNPYVDVVLHEERLDNDNVYRIFEGYDLIVDGTDNFATRYLVNDAAYFLGIPYVWGSIYRFDGQASVFAAGLRNSDNEELAQAAADAPCYRCLYPEPPPPGMVPSCAEGGVLGVLCASIGSIQVNEAIKLLAGIGEPLVGKLMVYDALEMEYRKLKVRKDPNCRLCGEHPEVTELIDYEYFCGNISDEAADAAAGSTISVNQLEHMLKEREEGGREFVLVDVREPNEYEINKIPGSVLIPKGEFLNGNAFDEVGRLTDSGSKQLVLHCKSGVRSAEVLAIAKGAGYSDAVHVGGGVVAWVNQIDPAQPAY
- a CDS encoding MGMT family protein, with amino-acid sequence MTTDRLDEYVEAVLSLVEQVPRGRATTYGAVADALFDVYGGGPRQPAAVMARHGGAVTWWRIVRADGSLPERLAAEARQAYLEEGTPLRPSGAVDLRAALWLPA
- a CDS encoding TetR/AcrR family transcriptional regulator; this encodes MTEREQDGVSTDQYDIDEVRRRGARMPRSERRTQLLGAALEVFVAQGYHSAAMDDIAERAGVSKPVLYQHFPGKLELYLALLEQSCDAMIGNVREALASTTDNKERVARTVHAFYDYVAAESGAYRLVFESDLTNEPLVREQVDRVTNECSEAIAEVIAADTKLPEPAALLLASSLVGMAEVSSRFWLDSQRRMDKDAAADFVGGLAWRGIAGYPKTDEH
- a CDS encoding DUF3107 domain-containing protein; translation: MEIKIGVQYAARELVVETDETLESVEKLVADAVAAGGVLTLRDRKGKHIIVPAEKIAYVEIGGGTLGTVGFRS